Proteins encoded within one genomic window of Ovis aries strain OAR_USU_Benz2616 breed Rambouillet chromosome 1, ARS-UI_Ramb_v3.0, whole genome shotgun sequence:
- the SLC51A gene encoding organic solute transporter subunit alpha, translated as MEPGRTQIRLDPRYTADLLEILKTNYSIPSSCFSYPPTAPQLLRALGPMDISLMVIMTLLVLASIAIFLETAVYLHKNTRCPIKRKTLIWCSSSPTIVSAFSCFGLWIPRALTLVEMAITTFYAMCFYLVMQAMVEGFGGKEAVLRTLKDTPVMIHTGPCCCCCPCCPRIKITRKRLQLLLLGPIQYAFFKISLSLVGLFLIPDGIFDPSDISERSTALWINTFLGVSTLLALWTIGIIFRQARLHLGEQNIGAKFVLFQVLLILSALQPSIFSVLANGGQIACSPPFSSKIRSQVMNCHLLILESFLITVLTRIYYRRKDDKLGYEPFSSPDQDLNLKAGGEWLGQ; from the exons ATGGAGCCAGGCAGGACTCAGATAAGGCTCGATCCCAG GTACACGGCAGATCTTCTGGAGATACTGAAAACCAATTACAGCATTCCCTCTTCCTGCTTCTCTTACCCTCCCACTGCACCCCAGCTTTTGAGAG CATTGGGCCCTATGGATATTTCCCTCATGGTCATCATGACCTTGCTTGTCCTGGCCTCAATAGCCATCTTCCTGGAGACTGCTGTCTACCTGCACAAGAACACCCGCTGCCCTATCAAGAGGAAGACCCTGATCTGGTGCAGCTCTTCACCCACG ATAGTGTCCGCATTCTCCTGCTTTGGTCTTTGGATTCCTCGTGCCCTCACACTTGTGGAAATGGCCATAACTAC GTTTTACGCGATGTGCTTTTACCTGGTGATGCAGGCCATGGTAGAAGGCTTTGGTGGGAAGGAGGCAGTGTTGAGGACACTGAAGGACACCCCGGTGATGATCCATAcaggcccctgctgctgctgctgcccctgctgcccccgaatcaagatcaccag GAAGAGACTTCAGCTGTTGCTGTTGGGCCCCATCCAGTACGCCTTCTTCAAGATATCactgagcctggtgggcctgtTTCTCATCCCTGATGGCATCTTTGACCCATCAGAC ATTTCTGAGAGGAGCACAGCTCTATGGATCAACACTTTCCTCGGTGTGTCCACCCTGTTGGCTCTGTGGACCATAGGCATCATTTTTCGTCAAGCCAGGCTGCACCTGGGCGAGCAGAACATAGGAGCCAAATTTGTTCTGTTCCAG GTACTCCTTATTCTGTCTGCCCTGCAGCCATCCATCTTCTCAGTCTTGGCCAATGGCGGGCAGATTGCTTGTTCACCTCccttttcttctaaaatcaggTCTCAAG TGATGAACTGCCACCTCCTCATCCTTGAGAGTTTTCTGATCACTGTGCTGACACGAATATACTACCGAAGGAAAGATGACAAGCTTGGATATGaacctttttcttctccagaccAGGACTTAAACCTCAAAGCCGGAGGTGAATGGCTTGGACAATGA